A genomic stretch from Pseudobacteriovorax antillogorgiicola includes:
- the cobS gene encoding adenosylcobinamide-GDP ribazoletransferase, translated as MKFGQNSRWLLVSLSFFTRIPIDLSELQKEDLERSLRYFPLVGLILGAILALSYTAMIQIWSRDIAIILTLILSLALTGGLHEDGLADSADGLFGAFEKEKVLAIMKDSRLGSYGALSLIASFILKYLCLKEMADPLVPWAFVIAHPLSRLAACTLTWYLPYARSTPSYAKNLLSHSQKQDRWFQGVAGTTPLILLPFTQIAALLTLGLGLILVTKMWLSKRIGGYTGDCLGATQQCAEITIFLFLCSNLTGWSGVF; from the coding sequence ATGAAATTTGGTCAAAATTCACGATGGCTGCTTGTGAGCCTTAGCTTTTTTACACGCATACCAATAGACCTTTCAGAGTTGCAAAAGGAGGACCTAGAGCGCTCCCTGCGATACTTTCCCTTAGTTGGGCTGATCCTAGGAGCCATTCTAGCCCTGAGTTATACGGCCATGATTCAGATTTGGTCTCGTGATATTGCAATCATTCTTACATTGATTCTGAGCCTCGCGTTAACAGGTGGGCTCCATGAAGACGGCCTTGCCGATTCCGCCGATGGCCTATTCGGGGCATTTGAAAAAGAAAAAGTTCTCGCTATTATGAAGGATTCTCGCCTCGGTTCGTACGGAGCCTTATCTCTCATTGCTAGCTTTATTTTGAAGTATCTTTGCTTAAAGGAGATGGCCGACCCACTAGTGCCCTGGGCTTTTGTGATCGCCCACCCTCTGAGTCGGCTCGCTGCCTGTACTCTTACTTGGTACCTGCCCTATGCTCGATCGACTCCCAGCTATGCGAAGAACCTATTAAGCCATAGCCAGAAGCAGGACCGCTGGTTTCAAGGTGTCGCAGGAACGACTCCTCTTATACTACTACCCTTTACTCAGATTGCAGCCCTACTGACACTTGGGCTTGGCCTTATCCTAGTGACTAAAATGTGGCTATCTAAACGAATTGGTGGTTACACGGGTGACTGCCTCGGGGCGACTCAGCAGTGTGCCGAAATCACAATTTTTCTCTTTTTATGTTCAAACCTTACTGGTTGGAGCGGGGTTTTTTAA
- a CDS encoding SMP-30/gluconolactonase/LRE family protein: protein MKNILLSMILVASASAASAGSKVDAVKFKPGKAPKLEGALAPNQLLKDAEYLGAGLLDGPEDIAIGPDGWIYTGTADGYVKRVSFDGTVENVTYTGGHPLGMDFDAEGNLIVAEPYSGLLKVTPNGDVSVLADQAEGVPFRLTDDVKVASDGMIYFTDASYKFPLEDFELDVLEARGNGRLMSYNPGTGLVEVLVEGLYFANGVALSQDEDFILVNETSRYRMTRYWLKGEKAGTAEVFLSNLPGSPDGLARDSDGNFLIAFFSTRSKLIDFLQMFPKLKNLLSNLPRNLFPQPAAYGFVVVVSPEGEFIRSYHDTNGSVASAVTAVEEYQGQLIMGTLRGEQIMIVDK from the coding sequence ATGAAAAACATCCTTCTCTCAATGATTTTAGTAGCTTCTGCAAGTGCTGCAAGTGCAGGGTCGAAGGTAGATGCTGTGAAATTCAAGCCCGGCAAAGCCCCCAAGCTCGAGGGCGCTCTGGCACCCAACCAACTGCTCAAAGACGCTGAGTATTTAGGTGCTGGCCTGCTGGATGGCCCTGAAGATATTGCTATTGGCCCCGATGGCTGGATCTACACAGGAACCGCTGATGGTTATGTGAAACGTGTTTCATTCGACGGCACAGTAGAAAATGTAACCTACACAGGTGGTCATCCCTTAGGAATGGACTTTGATGCTGAAGGCAACCTCATTGTTGCGGAGCCATATTCTGGACTTCTCAAAGTAACTCCCAACGGTGACGTATCAGTTCTTGCAGATCAAGCTGAGGGCGTCCCTTTCCGCCTTACAGATGACGTAAAGGTTGCTTCAGATGGCATGATTTACTTTACTGATGCCAGTTATAAGTTTCCTCTTGAAGACTTCGAACTCGATGTTCTTGAAGCTCGCGGCAACGGTCGTTTAATGAGCTATAACCCTGGCACAGGCCTTGTTGAGGTTCTTGTAGAGGGCCTTTACTTCGCCAATGGTGTTGCATTGAGCCAAGACGAAGACTTCATTCTTGTGAATGAAACATCACGCTACCGAATGACTCGCTACTGGCTCAAAGGTGAAAAGGCTGGAACAGCTGAAGTATTCTTGAGCAATCTACCAGGAAGCCCTGATGGACTAGCTCGGGATAGCGATGGCAACTTCTTGATTGCCTTCTTCTCGACTCGTAGCAAGTTGATCGACTTTCTTCAGATGTTTCCGAAGCTCAAAAACCTACTTTCAAATTTACCTCGAAACCTATTCCCTCAGCCTGCTGCCTATGGATTCGTGGTCGTTGTATCACCGGAGGGAGAATTCATCCGGAGCTACCACGATACCAATGGATCTGTCGCTTCTGCCGTGACTGCTGTGGAGGAGTACCAAGGACAATTGATCATGGGCACCCTAAGAGGTGAGCAAATCATGATCGTCGACAAATAA
- a CDS encoding histidine phosphatase family protein yields the protein MIFYLRHTTIENLQSLCYGQSEMPLADSYLQELDHIAEELSKLNIEQVFSSPSKRCLRLAHDLFPQKQVCVDDRLRELNFGRWEQKPWGEIAKDQIDVWASNFVHQSPPGGESFESLVNRLQDFHEEHRQQSVSLAVSHGGVLRAVHCLKHRRGLEKAFDHTCKYGSIIGYESDLSSEVQ from the coding sequence ATGATTTTTTATCTTCGTCATACTACAATCGAAAACCTCCAAAGTCTATGCTATGGGCAAAGCGAAATGCCGCTCGCTGACAGCTACCTGCAAGAGCTTGATCATATTGCAGAGGAACTTAGTAAGCTTAATATCGAACAGGTTTTCTCTAGTCCTTCCAAGCGATGCCTCAGGCTCGCTCATGATCTTTTTCCACAAAAGCAAGTTTGTGTTGACGACAGGCTTCGTGAGCTAAATTTTGGGCGCTGGGAACAGAAGCCCTGGGGTGAAATTGCCAAAGACCAAATCGATGTTTGGGCAAGCAACTTTGTGCATCAAAGTCCTCCAGGTGGAGAATCATTTGAAAGTTTAGTTAATCGACTACAGGATTTTCACGAGGAGCATCGACAACAATCCGTTTCACTAGCGGTTTCACATGGTGGTGTGCTACGAGCAGTTCACTGCCTCAAGCATCGTCGCGGACTTGAGAAAGCATTCGATCATACTTGCAAATATGGCTCAATTATTGGCTACGAGTCAGATCTTTCCTCAGAAGTGCAATAG
- a CDS encoding Hpt domain-containing protein → MGPEIVNQPSEYFLDESVLLRVWNLRKNTSLILDICKLFRRSSEEGLASIKSIQVDDDGANISYWLHRMKGSALNVGATRFAELVESQEQQVLHDSQLYMARRQWNLQRLNESYQRTLQSLDRFLEGLSAQA, encoded by the coding sequence GTGGGCCCTGAGATTGTGAATCAGCCAAGTGAGTACTTTCTAGACGAGAGCGTACTGCTGCGTGTTTGGAATTTGCGAAAGAACACGAGTTTAATCCTGGATATCTGTAAGTTGTTTCGTCGTTCTTCCGAAGAAGGGCTGGCATCGATCAAATCCATCCAGGTGGATGACGATGGAGCGAATATATCCTATTGGCTCCATCGAATGAAAGGCAGTGCGTTGAATGTGGGGGCGACCCGTTTTGCAGAGTTGGTTGAAAGCCAAGAGCAGCAGGTCCTTCATGATAGTCAGCTATACATGGCCCGAAGGCAGTGGAACCTGCAGCGTTTGAATGAGTCTTACCAGCGCACCCTGCAATCGCTGGATCGATTTTTAGAAGGATTGAGTGCTCAAGCCTGA
- a CDS encoding polyprenyl synthetase family protein, translating into MNFPSEIKLFQDYIEVQLRQLAQTRYNSASPVHGACQYALDGRGKRIRPLLTLLASSGLEGKQSAALGPAMAVEMIHTYSLIHDDLPCMDDDDMRRGRPTVHKQFDEPTALLAGDALLTDAFHIALNPDIPHKFQSQIISSLADAGGGRGMVLGQDQDMFWTGKDSFTIENLNFIHSHKTGKLIACACKVGALAAEADDDTANRFYDFGLNLGIAFQVIDDLLDDTEGTGKSKGKDLAQGKLTYLALMTAADARKMAEELTQKAFVNLEPFGDRVKLIRGLGEALLNRSY; encoded by the coding sequence TTGAATTTTCCGAGTGAAATCAAATTGTTTCAGGATTACATCGAAGTCCAATTGCGACAGCTTGCTCAAACCCGCTACAACAGCGCGTCGCCCGTTCACGGTGCTTGTCAATACGCACTAGATGGCCGTGGCAAGCGAATACGCCCCCTTTTAACGCTCCTAGCCAGCAGCGGGCTCGAAGGCAAGCAAAGTGCTGCCTTAGGGCCAGCAATGGCGGTGGAAATGATTCACACCTACTCTTTAATTCATGATGACCTCCCATGTATGGACGATGACGACATGCGCCGGGGGCGACCCACCGTCCACAAGCAATTTGACGAGCCCACAGCCTTGCTGGCCGGAGATGCACTGCTCACAGACGCTTTTCACATAGCTCTAAACCCGGATATTCCACATAAGTTTCAGTCACAGATTATATCGAGCCTCGCTGATGCTGGGGGTGGTCGTGGAATGGTTCTCGGTCAGGACCAAGATATGTTCTGGACCGGAAAAGACTCCTTCACCATCGAGAATCTTAATTTCATCCATAGTCACAAGACAGGGAAGTTAATTGCCTGTGCTTGTAAGGTGGGAGCCCTTGCAGCCGAAGCAGATGATGATACTGCAAATCGCTTCTATGATTTCGGTCTCAATCTGGGGATTGCGTTTCAGGTCATCGACGACTTGCTCGACGACACTGAAGGCACCGGGAAGTCAAAGGGCAAGGATTTAGCTCAGGGTAAGCTCACATATCTTGCCTTGATGACTGCTGCTGATGCTCGCAAGATGGCCGAGGAATTGACCCAGAAGGCCTTTGTTAATTTAGAGCCGTTTGGGGATCGTGTGAAGCTCATCAGAGGCTTGGGAGAAGCCCTACTCAACCGCAGCTACTAA
- a CDS encoding lysophospholipid acyltransferase family protein, whose amino-acid sequence MYVVMSLFAALLSAVPASWLDRIAGGLATLCFDILRLRRALVVKNLEIALGDVYEPHERLAIARDSYKNFVLTAFEFIRSKYHDISANVDIQGEENLRQALEQGQGVYILCFHLGNWEAMGSYITRNIAPAHVLVKKVGGGGMNRFVEENREHNEFLWVKRQKKGDGFKAIVDILDRNEIVGFVMDQARPGEPRLPFFGTPAKTNTSFAAIWQRRQAPIVPAFMHRKSVGKHVLEVMPAINLETSDNTEQDILDHSVLFNKEVEKAVRKYPDHYFWLHNRWKS is encoded by the coding sequence ATGTACGTTGTAATGTCTTTGTTTGCTGCACTCCTCTCTGCTGTTCCGGCTTCTTGGCTGGATCGTATCGCAGGTGGCCTTGCCACCCTTTGCTTTGACATCTTGCGCCTGCGTCGGGCTTTGGTCGTAAAAAACTTAGAGATTGCACTGGGGGACGTCTATGAACCCCACGAACGTTTGGCTATAGCTCGTGATTCCTATAAGAACTTCGTCTTGACAGCCTTTGAGTTTATCCGATCCAAGTACCATGACATTTCTGCCAATGTAGATATTCAAGGAGAGGAGAATCTCCGTCAAGCCTTAGAGCAGGGGCAGGGGGTCTACATACTGTGCTTCCACCTTGGAAATTGGGAGGCTATGGGTTCCTACATCACCAGAAACATTGCTCCAGCCCACGTTCTGGTCAAAAAGGTTGGTGGTGGAGGGATGAATCGTTTTGTCGAGGAGAATCGTGAGCACAATGAGTTCTTGTGGGTCAAAAGACAAAAGAAAGGCGATGGCTTCAAGGCAATAGTCGATATCTTAGATCGCAATGAGATCGTTGGGTTTGTCATGGATCAGGCACGTCCGGGGGAGCCGAGACTACCTTTTTTCGGGACTCCAGCCAAGACGAACACCAGCTTTGCTGCCATTTGGCAACGCCGACAAGCTCCGATTGTTCCTGCCTTTATGCACCGCAAGTCGGTAGGCAAGCATGTTCTGGAAGTGATGCCGGCTATCAACCTTGAGACTAGTGATAATACCGAGCAAGATATTCTCGATCACTCAGTCTTGTTTAACAAGGAAGTCGAGAAAGCAGTCCGCAAGTATCCAGACCATTATTTCTGGCTTCATAACAGGTGGAAAAGCTAG
- the uvrA gene encoding excinuclease ABC subunit UvrA, whose translation MTRKKTGFDDQLEVKGAEEHNLKHINLTIPKQKLVVFTGVSGSGKSSMAFDTIFAEGQRRYVESLSSYARQFLGQMDKPKYETIRGLSPTISIEQKAASKNPRSTVGTITEVYDYLRVLYARIGIQHCHKCGEEVGRGDPESMANQILELEPKTKVLLLAPIIENRKGEHKDLLEELKKEGYLRVRVNGVVSNIDDVQALTKHKKHTIEVVVDRLAIKKRAPEFRTRLRDSVETTVKLGKGQLVVHVVDGKDMRMSEARSCCGFAFPELDPPLFSFNSPQGMCTDCNGLGTVMAMDPDKFIPDQNLSIREGAVVPWQNYFTNGGEDKGGSWSKERFLAMETQWGIDFDTPWKSLPKKQKDLILHGGDKTLTISWEGEKSAGTWTHEYEGLLHSYMRRYLKTKSDSMKTWYQKYMSSSPCSSCQGMRLKDEVLTVFVAEKSIMDICALSIEDALKFFKSLKLTGNQQLIAKELIKEIINRLEFLVNVGLGYLNMNRHGPTLSGGEAQRIRLASQIGCELTGVLYILDEPSIGLHQRDNRKLLHTLCKLRDLGNSLIVVEHDQETIEEADYVVDFGPGAGVEGGQITAHGTPAQIKRARTSVTGKYLSGKLNIEVPEERRHVTPSSPRIRIIGAKENNLRNITVDIPLGVMTAVTGVSGAGKSTLINQILYPAIAKKLHHSERAVGSHDKIEGIQHIDKIINIDQKPIGRTPRSNPATYTKVFDLIRDFYALLPESKLRGYKKGRFSFNVKGGRCENCQGDGSIKVEMHFLADVFVPCEVCQGRRFNDSTCEILYKGRSIADVLDLSVAEACDVFANHPKILEVLTTLMDVGLSYIKLGQSATTLSGGEAQRIKLARELAKRDTGRTLYILDEPTTGLHFHDIAQLLRVLQRLADNGNTIVIIEHNLDVIKCADWIVDIGPEGGHRGGKLVAQGTPEKVARLKRSVTGEYLKDYL comes from the coding sequence ATGACACGCAAGAAGACAGGCTTCGATGATCAACTCGAAGTTAAGGGAGCTGAAGAGCACAACCTTAAGCACATCAACCTTACCATCCCCAAACAAAAGCTCGTTGTCTTTACCGGCGTTTCAGGATCTGGCAAATCTTCCATGGCCTTCGACACTATATTCGCCGAGGGGCAAAGGCGCTACGTAGAGTCTTTAAGTTCCTATGCCAGGCAGTTTTTAGGGCAAATGGACAAACCCAAATATGAAACAATCCGAGGCTTGTCTCCCACCATATCAATTGAGCAAAAAGCTGCCAGTAAAAACCCACGGTCCACTGTGGGAACTATCACTGAAGTTTATGATTATTTAAGGGTCCTCTACGCTCGCATTGGCATTCAACATTGCCATAAATGCGGTGAAGAGGTTGGCCGTGGAGACCCGGAATCCATGGCCAATCAGATTTTAGAGCTGGAACCGAAGACAAAAGTTTTACTCCTTGCTCCCATTATCGAAAATCGAAAGGGGGAGCACAAAGATTTGCTTGAGGAGCTGAAAAAGGAAGGCTATCTCCGTGTTCGCGTCAACGGTGTCGTCAGCAACATCGACGATGTACAAGCTTTAACGAAACATAAGAAGCACACCATCGAGGTCGTGGTTGATCGACTAGCCATCAAGAAGCGAGCCCCTGAGTTTCGTACCCGCCTCCGAGATTCTGTAGAAACTACTGTAAAACTTGGCAAAGGCCAGCTGGTGGTGCATGTCGTCGACGGTAAGGACATGCGCATGAGCGAGGCACGGAGCTGCTGCGGCTTTGCCTTCCCTGAACTTGATCCACCCTTGTTTTCCTTCAACTCCCCCCAAGGGATGTGCACCGACTGTAACGGGCTTGGTACGGTGATGGCCATGGACCCCGACAAATTCATTCCTGACCAGAACTTGAGTATCCGCGAAGGGGCCGTTGTACCCTGGCAGAACTACTTTACCAATGGCGGTGAAGATAAGGGCGGATCGTGGAGTAAGGAGCGCTTCCTAGCGATGGAGACACAATGGGGAATAGACTTTGACACACCTTGGAAGAGTCTACCTAAGAAGCAAAAGGATTTGATCCTCCATGGTGGCGATAAGACTCTCACCATCTCTTGGGAAGGAGAAAAGAGTGCCGGTACTTGGACGCACGAGTACGAGGGGCTGCTCCACAGCTATATGCGTCGCTACTTGAAGACTAAGTCAGACTCCATGAAAACCTGGTATCAGAAGTATATGTCTTCAAGTCCTTGCAGCAGCTGTCAGGGTATGCGATTGAAGGACGAGGTTTTGACAGTCTTTGTCGCTGAAAAATCCATCATGGATATCTGCGCTTTATCCATCGAAGACGCGCTCAAGTTCTTCAAGAGCCTGAAACTCACGGGCAATCAACAACTCATTGCTAAAGAATTGATTAAAGAGATCATCAACCGACTTGAGTTTTTGGTGAACGTTGGGCTTGGTTATTTGAATATGAATCGCCACGGGCCAACCTTATCCGGTGGCGAGGCTCAACGGATACGTCTGGCATCTCAGATAGGTTGCGAGTTGACAGGTGTCTTATACATTCTCGATGAGCCGTCTATCGGGCTTCACCAACGTGATAACCGAAAGCTGCTGCATACCCTTTGCAAGCTCCGCGATTTGGGTAATTCCTTGATCGTCGTAGAGCACGACCAGGAGACCATTGAAGAGGCTGACTACGTTGTCGATTTCGGCCCTGGGGCCGGGGTAGAAGGTGGACAGATTACAGCACACGGTACACCAGCCCAGATCAAGCGAGCACGGACTTCAGTTACAGGCAAGTATCTCAGTGGCAAGCTGAACATCGAAGTTCCTGAAGAGAGACGTCATGTGACGCCGTCTAGTCCGCGAATTAGAATCATCGGCGCCAAAGAAAACAACCTGAGAAATATTACCGTCGATATTCCCTTGGGAGTCATGACTGCAGTAACTGGAGTCTCGGGTGCAGGCAAATCGACCTTGATCAATCAAATCCTCTACCCCGCTATTGCTAAGAAGCTCCATCATAGTGAGCGAGCTGTGGGCTCCCACGATAAGATCGAGGGTATCCAGCATATCGATAAAATCATCAACATCGACCAGAAGCCCATTGGCCGAACCCCTCGAAGCAATCCAGCTACGTATACTAAGGTATTTGACTTGATTCGAGACTTCTACGCCTTGCTTCCAGAATCGAAGCTGCGAGGCTATAAAAAAGGCCGTTTCAGCTTCAATGTCAAAGGAGGCCGGTGCGAAAACTGTCAGGGAGATGGTTCTATTAAAGTCGAGATGCACTTCCTTGCAGATGTTTTCGTGCCTTGTGAAGTTTGCCAAGGCCGCCGCTTCAATGATTCGACCTGCGAGATTTTGTACAAAGGACGTTCCATTGCAGATGTGCTAGATCTTTCGGTGGCCGAAGCCTGTGACGTTTTTGCCAACCACCCTAAGATTCTCGAAGTCTTAACCACCCTTATGGATGTCGGTCTGTCCTATATCAAGTTAGGTCAATCGGCAACGACGCTTTCCGGAGGAGAGGCCCAACGAATCAAACTCGCTCGCGAGCTTGCGAAGCGCGACACAGGCCGAACCCTGTATATTCTGGACGAGCCGACCACTGGCCTTCATTTTCATGACATTGCTCAGTTGTTGAGGGTCTTACAAAGATTAGCGGACAACGGTAATACTATCGTGATTATCGAGCATAACCTTGATGTTATTAAATG